The proteins below are encoded in one region of Cololabis saira isolate AMF1-May2022 chromosome 11, fColSai1.1, whole genome shotgun sequence:
- the LOC133454507 gene encoding folylpolyglutamate synthase, mitochondrial-like: MMDYQVGNYYQDAVCTLNTLQTNASALEQVRRGRSLPAQQLDAMTGFLERAGLSVEALDHLNIIHVTGTKGKGSTCAFTEQILRSYGFRTGFYSSPHLVQVRERIRINGRPIGKELFTKYFWQVYGRLDDTKEAHGGAMPAYFRFLTILAFHVFLQEKVDLAVIEVGIGGAYDCTNILRRPWVCGVSSLGIDHTQILGDTLEQIAWQKGGIFKPGVPAFTVSQPDPALAVLRERALERRCPLWVCPALEDYPGPAHPGPGPAPGHAPLRLGLAGGHQRLNASLALQLSSAWLRRRCAADGGVTAGPVEGDAPLPRAAAFKPSSIMVKGLADTEWPGRSQTLARGTLTYFLDGAHTLRSMQACVRWFREASAQRDRRARVPGVRVLLFNTSGERDSDAMLKLLVPCGFDFAVFCPNITEASANGNADQQNYNVSVENMLNRCLDNQRSWRLHAGPAPNPSLPRPLRAGPAPDSTRVFPCILSALRWVAQGRDPVLGGPPGGRAPPSLGGPAAPVHVLVTGSLHLVGGALKHLDPAASR, encoded by the exons ATGATGGACTACCAGGTAGGAAACTACTATCAG GATGCCGTGTGCACGCTGAACACGCTGCAGACGAACGCTAGCGCGCTGGAGCAGGTCCGGCGGGGGCGGAGCCTCCCGGCGCAGCAGCTGGACGCCATGACGGGCTTCCTGGAGCGGGCCGGCCTATCG GTGGAGGCgttggatcacctgaacatcatCCACGTGACTGGGACCAAGGGCAAG GGCTCCACCTGCGCCTTCACCGAGCAGATCCTGAGGAGTTACGGCTTCCGGACGGGATTTTACAG ctccccACACCTGGTCCAGGTCCGCGAGCGGATCCGGATCAACGGGCGGCCCATCGGGAAGGAGCTCTTCACCAAATACTTCTGGCAGGTGTACGGACGGCTGGACGACACCAAG GAGGCCCACGGGGGCGCGATGCCGGCGTACTTCCGCTTCCTCACCATCCTGGCCTTCCACGTCTTCCTGCAGGAGAAG GTGGACTTAGCCGTGATTGAAGTGGGAATCGGAGGAGCGTACGACTGCACCAACATCCTACG GCGACCGTGGGTGTGCGGCGTCTCCTCCCTCGGCATCGACCACACCCAGATCTTGGGCGACACCCTGGAGCAGATCGCCTGGCAGAAGGGCGGGATCTTCAAG CCCGGCGTCCCCGCCTTCACCGTGTCCCAGCCGGACCCGGCCCTGGCCGTGCTGAGGGAGCGAGCCCTGGAGCGGCGCTGCCCCCTGTGGGTGTGTCCGGCGCTGGAGGACTACCCGGGCCCCGCCCACCCCGggcctggccccgcccccggccACGCCCCCCTGCGCCTCGGCCTGGCCGGCGGCCACCAGCGGCTCAACGCCTCGCTAGCGCTGCAGCTGAGCTCGGCCTGGCTGCGGCGGCGCTGCGCGGCAG ACGGAGGCGTGACCGCCGGGCCGGTGGAGGGCGACGCCCCGTTGCCGCGGGCCGCCGCCTTCAAGCCCAGCAGCATCATGGTGAAGG GCCTGGCAGACACGGAGTGGCCCGGCCGGAGCCAGACGCTAGCGCGTGGCACGCTCACCTACTTCCTGGACGGCGCCCACACCCTCCGCAGCATGCAGGCCTGCGTTCGCTGGTTCCGGGAGGCGTCGGCGCAGCGCGACCGGAGAGCCAG GGTACCAGGGGTCCGGGTTCTGCTGTTCAACACCTCGGGGGAGCGGGACTCTGACGCCAtgctgaagctgctggtg CCGTGTGGGTTTGACTTCGCCGTGTTCTGTCCCAACATCACGGAGGCCTCGGCCAATGGGAACGCAG acCAGCAGAACTACAACGTCTCCGTGGAGAACATGCTGAACCGTTGCCTTGACAACCAGCGGAGCTGGCGCCTCCacgccggccccgcccccaacCCCTCcctgccccgccccctccgcgccggccccgcccccgactcCACCCGGGTCTTCCCCTGCATCCTCTCCGCCCTCCGCTGGGTGGCCCAGGGCCGCGACCCGGTCCTGGGGGGCCCTCCCGGGGGCCGGGCCCCCCCCAGCCTCGGGGGGCCGGCGGCCCCCGTCCACGTCCTGGTCACCGGCAGCCTCCACCTGGTCGGGGGGGCCCTGAAGCACCTGGACCCGGCGGCCTCCAGGTAG